The region GAGTCTGCCTATCCAAAAATAAGCAAAGAGACGGCTTCTGCATTAGATCCAGAGGTCATCATCCTCTCAGAATCGGATGATAACAAAGAACCGAACGAAGTATTTAATAATTCACCCGCGGTAAAAAAAGGACGCGTATTTAAGATTAACGCCGATCTCTTGTCTAGGCCGGGGCCGAGGTTGGTGGATGCGTTGGATCAGATAGCAAAGGATCTGCATCCGGAGAAATTCAAATAGTGGCTTTAACGCAGAGATCGCAGAGGACGCAGAGAAACCGGGCCGTTTGGCTTGGCGGGGCACTGCTTTTGCTTCTTGTCGTTGTACTGCTTGGGGCCGCGATGCTTGGTGCGGAGAGGCTGCCGATCCTTGATCTGTCGGAACAGCAGTGGTCGATACTCTATGACATCCGCGTGCCGCGCATTTTGCTTGGGGCGTGTGTAGGTGCAAGTCTTGCGGTTGCCGGTGCGGGGCTTCAGTCATTGCTGCGAAATCCGCTTGCCGAACCGTATTTGCTTGGTGTGTCGAATGGTGCAGCTCTTGGGACGATGGTCGCGTTTGTTTTTTTTCAAAGTCTTGAGATCACACGTCCTTTGTTGGCGTTTGCCGGTGCGGGGCTTGCGACAATCGCTGTTTACCGAATGGTCAAAAACCGGACGGGAATGAATGTCGAGCGGCTTGTTTTATCCGGCGTGATCGTGACGACGTTTCTTTCTTCGGTGATCGTGATGTTGACGACGCTGCTTGATGCGGCAAAGCTAAGGAGCTTTACGTTTTGGTTGCTCGGCGATCTGTCTCAGGCGACGCGGAATGGTGTTTATCTGAGCCTCGGCGCGGTCGTTATAGGAACGATTATTTTAATGTCACAGGCGCGGGCATTGAACCTGATGATGGTCGGCGAACGCGATGCTTTCGATTTTGGAGTCGAAGTCGGGCGTGTGCGCATGATGGTTTTTGGAGCGTCGAGTTTGGTTGTCGGAGCGGCGGTCGCGGCAAGCGGTTCGGTCGGGTATGTCGGATTGATCGTGCCGCACCTTGTTCGGCTAACGGTCGGCAGCGATAACCGTTTAGTCGTGCCATTTTCGGCAATTGCCGGCGCAATATTTGTCGTGTTTGCCGACACAATTGCGCGGACGGCGATCGCTCCGAGAGAGTTGCCGGTCGGAGCTGTCACAGCCCTGATCGGAGCACCGATGTTTATTTATCTTTTGAGGAGAAATTAAAGAACCCACGCCGTCGAAGCTCCCACTACCTTATCTTCGACGGTTGAGGAATTTTAGAATGCTTAAGGTCAGAAATATCTCTGTGAGCTATGACGAACGCGCTGTTTTGAGTGACGTTTCGTTTGAACTTTGCGATGGTAAGATCATCGTTTTGCTCGGCTCAAACGGCGCTGGCAAAACGACGCTGATAGGCTCTCTGAACGGAACATTGCCGATATCGTCGGGTGATATCAGTCTTGACAGCCGAACGCTAGCCGAGATGTCGCGGCGTGAGATAGCTGCAAACGTTGCAGTTGTCGCGCAGGAAAATGAGACACGGTTTCCAGTCACGGTTTTGGAGTTTGTGTTGTCGGGAAGATTTGTTCACGGCAATGCGTTTGGATGGGAAAGCGATGAGGATGTTGATCTCGCTCGAAAGGCTCTAGTCGATTGCGATCTGGCCGATTACGAGACTCGTTTGATGAATCATCTCTCAGGCGGCGAGCGTCAGCGTGTCGTTTTGGCAAGAGCGATAGCCACGAATGCACGAATATTATTGTTAGACGAACCAACGGCGAATCTTGATCTTGCACATCAGGCGATGATGTTCAGGCTCGTACGTGAGCGATGCCGACAAAGCAATTATTCGGCGATAGTCATAACACACGATCTCAATCTGGCGTCGGAATTTGCCGATGAGATCATTATGCTTAAGGATGGACTCATTGCTGCAAAGGGAACGCCTGCACAGGTTTTGACGGCGGAAAATATTGAAAATGTTTTTGCAGTAAGAGTTTTGCTGGATACAAATCCGGCGAGTGGTAACGTTCGTGTGACGAATGTTTTTTAGGTTAAGAGTTACGCCTTCAGGCGTGAGTTTTTCACGCGTGAACGCGTAATTCTTACATTATTGACAAGCGATGCAAAGGAAGTTTGGTGAATAAGCCAACGCTGCCCACGCAACCGTGAATGTTCAGAGTTACGCATTCAGGCGTGATCACGCCTAAAGGCGTAACTCTGAGCGAAGTCGGGAACTTTGCTTGTTTGTCTGGGATTAGAACCATTCTGCGATGGGCAGAAAAGGAGAGACAGATGAAGGTTTTTAGGTTAATTGTTCTATTTTTGTTGTTGGTTGGCGCGATATGTGCACAGACTTCAATAGTTTCAGGTGTATTGATGGTCGATGGGGAATCGGTTGCAAACCGAACGATCAAACTCGTGTCGACAACCGAGTTATTTGAAACCAAAACAGACGCGTATGGACGATACAGCTTCGGCAGCATTGCCGATGGTCGGTACTTACTGGTTTACAATAATAAACAGGCGAGTGTAAATGTTGCGGGCGGGCAAGTCTCGATCGCAAATTTGACGGAGGTAGTTCAGATAGCCGCCGGAACGACACAGACTATCGAGCAAGTATCAAAAACGATCGATGTGATCGATGCCCAACAAATGCGCGATCGTGCTGATTTTTCATTAACGGAAAGCCTGAGAACAATTCCTGGATTCCGTGTGCAGCAGTTCGGGGGATTCGGACGTGTGGCGACGATCAAGACGAGAGGTTTAAGAAATCAGGATACAGCGATACTGATCGACGGTGTCCGGTTTCGCGATCCAACTGCGATAACGGGGGATGCTTCAGCGTTCTTAAGCGACCTCACATTGACGAGCGTGGATAAGATCGAAGTATTGCGCGGCTCTGGTTCCTCGCTTTACGGTACGAATGCGATAGGCGGAACGGTGGATTTTCGAACGCCGTCAGCCAGAAGAGGAACACATGGGCAGATCGGCGGAGCGTTTGGCGGGCTTGGGTTCAGGCGTTTTCGAGGGAACATTTCCCACGGAACAAAGAACGACAAATTTGGCATCACCGCAGGCATTTCGCGAACAGGATACACAAAAGGCATTGACGGTGATGACAATGCGAACAACACTAATTTCCAAACACGAGTCGATGCCAATCCGTTTTCCAAAACAAGTATTTCAGGACGCATTTTTGTTTCGGATGCGGATGTGCGGTTGAATTCAGATCCTGATACAGCGGGCACGCTGCCGGCGTCGAACACAACTATCATAAAAAACGCGATTCCGAATGTCTCTTTTGTTCCCGATATCAATGATCCTGACAAACTTCAACATTCAAATTTCTTTAGCGGACAGTTTGTCGTCAATCAGATCGTAAATAGCCAGCTATTAATCAGCGGTTATTATCAGGGATTAAAAACAAAACGAACAAACGACAATGGGCCGCTTGGAATCGGTTTTCAGAGCGCTTCGACCAGTATTTATGACGGCACGATCCAAACCGGTAACGTTCATCTCAATTGGACGCCGAACAGGATCAATAACATTGTCATCGGATACGAATTCGAAAGCGAGCGATTTGGTAATGACGGACGAACTCCGAGCGGAACGGGCAATTTCTTTACTCGTGCAGGACAAAAAAGCAACACGTTTTATGTGCAGGACCTGATAAGTTTGCTTGATGGCAATTTACAATTTGCGGGTGGTGCTCGTGTTCAGCGATACAGCCTTGACCGTCCGGAATTTAGTTTACTGAATGCTCCTTACAGTAATTTGACGCTGAAAGATCCGCCGACAGCATACACGTTTGACGGAGCGGCTTCGTACTTTATTCAGCGATCAGGAACAAAGCTGCGAACACACGTCGGCAACGGCTATCGTGTGCCATCATTGTATGAGCGATTTGGATCGTTCTATACAACTTTCGGTACGCCAAGCTTTATCGCCATCGGTGATCCGTTTTTAAAACCTGAAAAAACCATCGCGTTTGATGCAGGCGCCGAGCAGAATCTTGCAAATGATCGAGTGCGGTTATCGGCAACATACTTTTGGACACGACTGAATGACATTATTAACTACGCCGATATTGCGCCGGATATCGGCTCGACACCGAGGCCGTTTGGCGGTTACGAAAACCAGCGAGGCGGAAACTCAAAGGGCGGCGAATTTAGTATAAAAGCTAAGGCAACAAACTCAACCGACATCTTTGCGTCATACACCTTTACAGACAGCGTCCAGCGAATACCGCAAGCCTCTGGAACCGGCATCCCGAAGACGCTCGGCGTGCCAGATGATCAATTTACGTTGGTAGCGACGCAGCGGTTCAAACGTTTCTGGGTCAATTTTGATTTTCTTGCCACCAGCGTCTATCTGGCTCCGATCTTTGACACGAACAGCTTTACATTTCAGACGTACATTTATCGCTTTGAAGGCAACCGAAAAGGCGATCTGACGGCGGGCTACACATTTGGATTTAAGAAAGAAAAAATGACCCTGCGATTGTTTGGTACTATCGAGAATATTTTCGATCAGGAGTATTACGAGAACGGTTTCCGCACAGCCGGAGCAACGGGCAGAGTCGGGTTGAGCTTTGGATTTTAATTTCTTACAGTTGTGAAACATATGAAATTATTAGGAAGTCTATGTGTTTCACAAGTAAAATTTTTTGCAATTCACGGCATATTGTGTTAGGGTTAATTCTGTTTGAAAAATGCTGTATTAAACGAAAATTTTGGCACTGATCAGGACAAACGCTATAAAGGAAATGAATACAATGGTTTACGTGTCCGCGAACCGTTTCATGGTATGAAATAGTAGTAAGGTTTACTACCGCGGTAGGAAGAAGTAGTATTTGTTCCAGCGTTGATATGCAGGGCTGCCGTGATAAAATCGAGCTATCCGAGGTGGGAATATGAGAAATCAGATCTTCATTTTGTTGGGCTTTATTTTTGCGTTGTCAGTGTCGGCTGCGGCGCAGGCCAGATCAGTAACAAATACTTCTCTTGAAGCTTATAAGCAGGAAAGGCTGAAGAACGAAAAAGAATATCGCGAAAACTACGAACAGCTTGGTTTACCATCGCCGGAGGAACTTGAACGACGCAATGAGCGGTCAGCAGTGGAGTTGGCAGAGCTTTCGAACAAGCTGCGTAGCGAATGGCTTGAGAGCCAACGCATCGCGTTACAACGTGCTGCTGCATCGCGTAAGGTTTCAACTCATTTGCCCTTGATTTTCGGCGTTAATGACAATGTGATCTACAGTTACTATTCGCGAAACAGAGGTAATCATTGGACGCCTCGCCGACATCAATACGTGCAGCCGGGTTATTTTGCCGGCGGACAGTTTTGGCCGACCGGTTCCAGAACGCCGTCGCGTCCTATGTTCGCGCCTACACGTCACTAACATTATTTTTTATGAAAGCAGGTTGGGAAGCAGTTATTGGAATGGAGATACATGCGCAGCTGGCAACGGCTACGAAGATCTTTTGCTCTTGCGCAGTTGAGACGGGCGGCGAGCCAAATTCGAACACTTGTCCGACGTGTCTTGGATTGCCTGGGGCTTTGCCGGTTTTGAATAAGCGGGTTGTCGATCTCGGTGCGCGTGCGGCGTTGGCTTTGGGATTGGAAATACAAGAAACGTCAATTTTTGCACGAAAGAATTACTTTTATCCGGATCTGCCCAAGGGCTATCAGATCTCTCAATACGATAAACCGTTTTCAGCAAACGGCCAGTTAACGATCCTCACAGCCGAGCGCGACGATCACGGCCACGCGATGGAATGGAAACCGATGACGATACACATTCAGCGCATGCATCTCGAAGAAGACGCCGGCAAGAATGTTCACGAAGGTTTGCCGGAGGTTGATAAATATTCCTACGTCGATCTCAATCGTGCAGGGACACCGCTTGGTGAGATCGTGACTTCGCCGGATTTTCGTACTTCGTGGCAGGCATATGATTATGTCAATCACGTTCGCCGCGTGCTGCAATGGGTCGGAGCGAGCGACGCCGATATGGAAAAAGGCAACCTTCGCTGCGAGGCGAACGTTTCGGTCCGAAAAGTCGGCGAAACTACATTTAACAACAAGGTCGAGTTGAAGAATCTCAACTCCGTCCGCTTTATGCAAAAGGCGATCGAATTTGAGATCGATCGTCAGATCACCGCTCACGAAGCCGGTGAGGCTGTTAATCAGGAATCGCGTTTGTGGGATGAGAAAAATAATCGAACGCGATTTATGCGCTCGAAAGAAGACGCTCACGATTACCGCTATTTCCCTGAACCCGATCTGCAGCCGCTTGTCGTAACTGCCGATTTTATCGAAACTGTAAAATCTCAGATGCCTGAATTGCCGGACACTATGCGCGACCGGTTCATCGAGACTTACGGTCTTGGTTTCGCGGATGCGTCGCAACTCGTCGCCGACATCGATCTGGCCGAGTACTTTGAAAAAACTGCCCGAATTACGGTAAATCCAAAGCTCTCAGCCAATTGGATACTTGGCGAATTGACCCGTGAGTTGAACAATTCCGGTAAAACCGCTGGCGAAAGTCTTTTGACCGCAGAGGATCTCGCTGAACTGATCAAGGCGGTTGAATCAGGCTCGATCAATAATAATCAAGCGAAAGAGGTCTTGGTCGAGATGTTTGTGACAGGCAAAACTGCTCCCGATGTCATCAAAGAGAAGGGCTTTGAACAGGTTTCAGACACGGGAGCCATCGAAAAGATGGTTGACGAAGTGATCGCCGCGAATCAGGCAAACGTCGATGCCTATCGCGGCGGCAACGATAAACTGTTTGGATTTTTTGTCGGCCAGGTGATGAAAGCATCGCACGGAAAAGCAAATCCTAAAATTGTGAACGATATTCTTAAAGAAAAATTATGAGTAGCGCGGGAAAAACAGTTCTAATAACAGGCGGAACGAAAGGCATCGGTTTTGCGATTGCCGAAAGGCTTGCCCTTGAGGGTGCAAAAGTATTTATTTGTTCGCGAACGCGTGCCGACCTGGAGCTTGCCATTGAAGAATTATCAAAGCTTGGCGAGGTTGCGGGCAAGCTCTGCGATGTTCGGGCTGAAGAACAAGTTAAAGCCGTTCTTGAAAGTTGTGAAAAGCGATTTGGCGGCGTTGATATTTTGGTCAATAACGCCGGAATGGGCTTTTTTGACAAGACCGTTGAGGAACTGTCTGCTGATGAATTCCGGCAAACACTTGAGACGAATCTTTTCGGCGTTTTTTATGCGTGTCATCATGCCATCCCAAGGATTAGAAAACGCGGCGGCGGTTATATTTTTAATATTTCGTCACTAGCGGGGCAGAATCCACATCCAAGAATGGCGGCTTATAATGCTTCAAAATTCGGGCTCAACGGCTTTACGGAGGCTTTGATGCAGGAAGTACGACACGACAATATTAAGGTCAGCTATATTTGCCCCGGCAGCGTTAATACATATTTTGGCGGCGACACACCGACGGACGAAAAAGCGTGGCAGCTTCAACCGGAAGACATTGCACAAGTTGTATTGGACCTGCTCGCTATGAACGAACGTGCATTGCCGAGCAAGATCGAGATCCGTCCGAGCAGGCCGCCGAAAAAGTAAGCGTCAAACTTTCGGACATCCGCAATGCTGCTCGATAATTTTAATCAATGTCTTGGCCTGAAAAGGCTTCGTGATGAAATCGGCGGCGCCGAGATCAAGAGCTTTTTCACGATGTGCTTGACCGGATCGAGACGTTACCATCACAACCGGAATTTCGCATAACTCGACATCATTTTTTAACAGCTCAAGCAATTCATAGCCATCAAGATTTGGCATTTCGAGATCGGTGAGGATCATGTCGGGCCGGTTTTCCGGAACACCAAGTATTTCGGCAGCATTAATGCCGTCAATTGCAGTTGTGCAATTCCAGCCCTCATCTTCGACCATGCGCTTTATCATCTGCCGCACACTTGAGCTGTCATCTACGACCAGTATGTTCAGTTCCTTTGTTTGAGAGGTTGGTTGCGGCAATGAGCTTTGATGAACTAACTGGCCTTCGTTTTCATTTGCAGCTTCTGGAACAAGAGGGATTTTTATAGTGAACGTTGTTCCTTTCTGAGACTCACTTGCGATAGAGATCGATCCGCCAATGCTGCCGATGCTTTCGCGCACGATGCTCATTCCTACCCCTCGTCCCGCATTCATACTAAGTTTGTCAGCGGTCGTGAGACCTCTTAAGAATACGAGATCGAGTGCCTCAGGGTCGGTTAAAGAATTGGCTGCCGCCGCATCAATTACTCCTGATGAGACGGCGTTTTCACGCAGTTTTGCTAGAGAAATTCCACGCCCATCGTCTTCTACGGAAATAACAACTTTGTCTTGTTCGCTCTCAACACTGATCCGTATCTGTCCTTTCTCCGGTTTACCGATCAGACGTCGACGCTCTGGCGGTTCGATACCGTGTACAACTGCGTTTCTAAGCAAATGCAGCAACGGTTCGACCAAGGAATCAAGTATCTGGGTATCGACTTCGCTATTTTCATTCTCTATGGTCAACGCAGCTCTTTTATCCTCTTCCTGGCAAGTGACATGCACGGCACGATTCAGCCGAGTGGTCAGCATCCCAAATCGAACCATTCTTATCTGCAGTAGTTTTTCTTGAAGCTCACTCGTTAATTGACGCTGTGTCTCAAATAATAGTGCAGCACTGTCAAACGAATTTTCGCCGGCATTTTTACTAAGTTCTCCTAGGGTATGAGCGAGAGCAGAACGATTTACCGCAAGATTACGAGTTAGATTTAACAGCTCATCAAGTTTGTCGAGGGCCACACGAACTATCGGTGCAGGCGGCGGCTTGACCGTGTTGGCTGTTGATTCGTGAAATGCGGAATTAACGGGCGGCGGTAAACCATAGGTTTCAACGGCGACTCTATCTAAAGGCTCGGCCGAATTCTCTGAGACCACACGATCAAAATCATCATATATAGCATCGAGCGTCTTTGAATGCTCTTTCCTGCCGCAGCCAAGTGTCATGTCGTTAAGATAGCCTGTCGAAGCGTTAAGTAGATCGATAACGGATACCGTGGCTGACTGCTGGCGCTCGGCTAATTGGTCCAAAAGATCTTCGACGCGATGAGCAAGTTCCGAAGCTTCCTTCAGGCCGATAACGCCCGCAGCGCCTTTGAATGTATGTGCACATCTGCGAATGTTCCAAAGAGCGTCAAGATCGTCGGGCTTAGCGTTCAAGACTTGAAGGTTTATTGAGATATTTTCGAGAAGCTCGGATGCTTCAGATCGAAAGATGTCCATCGTTTCCTCATCGATCTCGAAGTTTTCGTCTGTTTGCAATGGTTCCACCAGCGGTTCATCGGCGCTGCTATTCATCAACTTGTCAAAGGATTCGTCAAGGAAACCTGAAATGCTAAAGTTGAGATCGTCATCTTCCAGCGGATAGCTCAAAAGCTCAGCCTCCATCTTTGCTATGAGGTCGAGTACACGTTGAGAACTTTGTTCAGCTAAGGAGATTTCTCCATCTGGAATCGAGGTTAAAATTTGTTCGCATTCAGCCGAAAGCGCGGCGATGCCATCTAGTCCGGCGGCACCCGCTCTCATTTTGAGAGATCTCAGGCCGTCGGCAGGCATGTCAAGATCGTTTGTCGAACGCCGATCCTGAAGAAATATTAATAGTCCGCTTCGAATTGCCGCAAGATCCGTCTCGGCACTTGTACGAAAAGAGCGTGACGTGCCGGGATCGACCGACGAAGGCAGTTTTAGTACGGAATCGATTTGTTGCAACGGTCTATAGCTCCGCGACAGTGTTGTCAGCGACGAGGTGAGTTTCCAAAGCCTTCATCAAGGCGTCAGGGCCGAACGGCTTTGTAACGTAGCCGTTAGCTCCCGCCATTTTGCCTCGCACCTTATCGAAGAAACCGTCTTTTCCTGAGATCATGACGACCGGCAGATTTTTGGCGGCCGGATTGGAACGGATCTCTTTACAAACTTCGTAACCGTCTTTACGCGGCATAGTAATATCGAGAAAGACCATATCCGGCAAGGTTTCGGCCATCTTTGAAAGGGCATCGACACCGTCAACGGCGCAAACGACATTATGTCCCGATTTTTCAAGTTTGCTCATCAAGAGTTTACGAACCGTCGCACTGTCATCAACAACCAGAATTGTCTTTCCCTTGGGCTTGCTTTCAGCGATCTCGCTTTGCCTGTTTATTTCGTCAAGCCTTATTGCGATAGTGTTTAGTTGTGCCGCAAGAATGACGTTATTTGGGTCGCGTCTCAAAAGTTGGTGAAGATATTTTTGTCCTGCATCAAAATTACGCAGATTAAGATGTCCAATGCCAAGCGCGGAAAGTTCCTTATCGTTGAGATCATCGAGGTTCCATTCTGTTTCCATTTCGGAAACAGCATTCTGAACAGGAGCTCTACTAATTTCGGGATTACAGAGAAGTGTTTCGATGTCGGAAAGCGATACTACAGCGCGGCACGATCGACATTGAATAGCATTAGCATCATTGTCTTCATCGCAGAATGGACACGACGTCCAATCGGATTCCTTTACATGAATTGGTTGGGCATTTGTGATATGAAAAGGAGAAGATTGTAGTACGTCGTGTGCCGTATGATCGGAGACAGGCTCAGAAAAACTGTTTGCGAGTAGCGACTCAGTTTCGGCTAGCCACTTTACAGCTCTGTCGTTTGCCGGATTGATGGTCAGTACATTATTGAGAAATGCGATGCGTTCTTCCGGATAATCGCTGATCGATGAAAGCCACATCCAAGCATCCTCGCTAAACGAGTCTATTTCGGTCGCCTCCATTAACAATTGGCGAGCGTCCTCACGTTCACCATTCTTAGCAGCTACAATACCCTTTTGCAGCAATCTCTGAAATTCGGTTGAGCTTGAAAAATTGTTCTCTTCAAACGGTGCGATGTTAACCGGTGGTGTTGTGGCAACGGCGGATTCAAATTCTAATCTCATAAGCGGTGGTAAGAAAGACGGTCTATTGTCCTAAAGAGAATGGTGGATGCGTTGAAGACAGTTCAGCGCTCTTTTCAAATACTTCATAAAGCAATACTGATGCCATTAAGAGAGACTGATTCAGCTTTTGTGAAAGCGGCCGAATGCCCATAAAATAAAGGCGGAAACGCTTAGTTAAAAAGTTAGTTCCATGGGCGCCGTTAGAAAGACGTGAAAGTGACAAAAAACGGCACAATTCATTGACAAAAAGAAGTAAAATTTTGCGACCAACGCGGCTGAGTTATGACTCAAAACAAATCCAAATATGAAGTGATAATTGCCGGCGGCGGGCCAGCGGGACTTTCTGCGCTGCTTTGGTGTAAGGATTTAGGGCTGGATGCCATTTTAATCGAGAAAGAAAGCGAAACTGGCGGCCAGTTGCTTCGAATTCATAACATCGTCAGAAACCATCTTGGGGCAGAAGGGGTTAATGGACGCCATCTGAGAGACGCGTTTTTGCGTCAGCTGGAAAATCAGAAATTTCAATGGATTACTGATGCGGAAGTAATCGAGGCCGATCTTGGTCAAAGGATAGTGACTTTGTCGAATGGTGCAAAATATTCAGGCCAGGCAATAATAATCGCGACGGGAGTTCGGCGACGAAAATTGAACGTGCCGGGCGAAGAGGAGTTTTTCGGAAAAGGAATTTTGGAGTCCGGGTTCAAGGCCCGAGATGATGTAAAAGGAAGAGATGTTTTGATCGTTGGCGGTGGCGATGCGGCGCTTGAAAACGCACTTCTCTTAAGTGAAACTGCGGGGAAAGTAGTAGTTGTGCATCGTCGGAATGAATTTACGGCGCGTAGGGAATTTGTTGAAAAAGCAAAGGGCTCAAGAAATATTGACTTTATTTTTAATGCGCAGATCTCTGAAATTAGAGGGAACAATGGCGTCGAAAGCGTTGAGATCCGGCATCGAAATTCTGAGAGCCGATCGCGGATCAAGACAAATATCGTACTTATACGTATCGGCGTCGAGCCGAACACGGAGATATTCCGTGAGCAAATCGACCTTGACGATGCAGGATACGTAATCGTCGACGCGAATTGCTTGACGAGCGTGCCACACGTTTACGCCGTTGGAGATGCCGCAAATCCTATTGCTCCGACTATCAGCGTCGCCGTCGGTAATGGATCGGCTGCGGCAAAAGCGATATTCGCGGAATTGATATAGTTGGCTGTTTCCGTATGCGAACGATAGAATGAGTGAAACTCTACTGCTGCAAATTTCAAGTTGGAGGCTGAAAAAAATATGAAATTAAGAACATCGCTGCGATTGTTGGTTATCGTTCCCGCTATGGCAGTCATATTATGCACACCTTTGTATGCCCAGATTGGAAATAGCATCAGCGGGTACGTCTTTGGCTTAAATCGCCGACCGATGGCCGATCTATATGTGGAGTTGACGGATGACTATGGTCGGACCCTTGGCCGAAAACGTACTAGCGGGTCTGGGTTTTTCAGATTCGACGGGATGGCCCAAGGTCGGTTTGTACTAAGGGTCATGACAGCCGGCACCGATTACGAAGAAAAAGAGGAGACGGTCGAGATCGATAATATTACATCCACCGACAGTACCGGAGCCACGAGGATCAGAGGCCATGCAAATGAATCGCGGGACATCTATTTGCGGTTGCGACGGGGCTTGACGCCGACGAATGCTGTAGTATTTGCACAGGATGTTCCACCTGAAGCAAAGAAACTTTACGAAAAAGCTCTGGATGATCTTGGAAATAAGCGAACTTTGGAGGGGCTTTCGAATCTACGATCGGCATTAGAGGTCTTCCCGAAATATTATCTTGCTCTTGAAAAACTCGGAACAGAATATATTAATCTGGGACTTCCCGAAGGATATAAAGCAGCCGAGATCCTTTTCGCGACAGCTGTTGAAGTAAATAAGCGTGGATATGGAAGTTGGTACGGAATGGCATACGCTCGTTATTCGCTCGGTAATTTTTCGGACGGGTTGACCGCAGTGCAAAAGGCTGTTGAGCTTAGCCCCAGCAATCCCAACACAGTGTTTTTGCATGGAGTTTTGCTGAAGAAAACCCAAAAATACGCCGATGCGGAAAAACAACTTATCAAGGCCAGAGATCTGTCAGATGACAAACTTCCGCGGGTTCATTGGGAGCTGGCAACACTTTATGGTAACAACTTACAGCGTTATGCCGACGCTGCGAGAGAGTTGAAATTATTTTTGAAAGCACAGCCGGATGCGAAGGACGCAGAAAACATCAAGAAACTAATTGCCGACTTTGAAGAAAAAGCTAAGAGCTCCGTAAACAAATAGAAGAGTAATTTGATCTAATGGGTTTCAAAATAAAAAAAGCCATCCGATTTCTCGGATGGCTTTACTAATATCAGTTGCCTGATCAGAATGTGAAACGGATTCCGTAGCGGAGCTGCCGTTTAGCCATATTAGCCGAATCAATGTTGTAAAAGGGATTTTTCCCCGGGCCTGTTGTCGCTAGTTCCACCAATTCCGGCGAACCACTCACCTGAAAGGTTTTATAAGCGGCAATCAGCAAACACTGTTGACTTCCCGCACACGCGGCCGTGTCGGCAGGACTCACAAGATTGAATCTCGCGTCCAACGGATTGAAATTAGTGGTATTTATGATATTACCACCCTGCCCGCTGGGGTTGAGGCCCCTGTTGGTGACAATGAACTGATTGAACACGTTGATCGCGTCAGCATCAAATTTTAGAGCATACCGTCCGTCTCTGCCAAAT is a window of Chloracidobacterium sp. DNA encoding:
- a CDS encoding iron ABC transporter permease; this translates as MALTQRSQRTQRNRAVWLGGALLLLLVVVLLGAAMLGAERLPILDLSEQQWSILYDIRVPRILLGACVGASLAVAGAGLQSLLRNPLAEPYLLGVSNGAALGTMVAFVFFQSLEITRPLLAFAGAGLATIAVYRMVKNRTGMNVERLVLSGVIVTTFLSSVIVMLTTLLDAAKLRSFTFWLLGDLSQATRNGVYLSLGAVVIGTIILMSQARALNLMMVGERDAFDFGVEVGRVRMMVFGASSLVVGAAVAASGSVGYVGLIVPHLVRLTVGSDNRLVVPFSAIAGAIFVVFADTIARTAIAPRELPVGAVTALIGAPMFIYLLRRN
- a CDS encoding ABC transporter ATP-binding protein, whose translation is MLKVRNISVSYDERAVLSDVSFELCDGKIIVLLGSNGAGKTTLIGSLNGTLPISSGDISLDSRTLAEMSRREIAANVAVVAQENETRFPVTVLEFVLSGRFVHGNAFGWESDEDVDLARKALVDCDLADYETRLMNHLSGGERQRVVLARAIATNARILLLDEPTANLDLAHQAMMFRLVRERCRQSNYSAIVITHDLNLASEFADEIIMLKDGLIAAKGTPAQVLTAENIENVFAVRVLLDTNPASGNVRVTNVF
- a CDS encoding TonB-dependent receptor, yielding MKVFRLIVLFLLLVGAICAQTSIVSGVLMVDGESVANRTIKLVSTTELFETKTDAYGRYSFGSIADGRYLLVYNNKQASVNVAGGQVSIANLTEVVQIAAGTTQTIEQVSKTIDVIDAQQMRDRADFSLTESLRTIPGFRVQQFGGFGRVATIKTRGLRNQDTAILIDGVRFRDPTAITGDASAFLSDLTLTSVDKIEVLRGSGSSLYGTNAIGGTVDFRTPSARRGTHGQIGGAFGGLGFRRFRGNISHGTKNDKFGITAGISRTGYTKGIDGDDNANNTNFQTRVDANPFSKTSISGRIFVSDADVRLNSDPDTAGTLPASNTTIIKNAIPNVSFVPDINDPDKLQHSNFFSGQFVVNQIVNSQLLISGYYQGLKTKRTNDNGPLGIGFQSASTSIYDGTIQTGNVHLNWTPNRINNIVIGYEFESERFGNDGRTPSGTGNFFTRAGQKSNTFYVQDLISLLDGNLQFAGGARVQRYSLDRPEFSLLNAPYSNLTLKDPPTAYTFDGAASYFIQRSGTKLRTHVGNGYRVPSLYERFGSFYTTFGTPSFIAIGDPFLKPEKTIAFDAGAEQNLANDRVRLSATYFWTRLNDIINYADIAPDIGSTPRPFGGYENQRGGNSKGGEFSIKAKATNSTDIFASYTFTDSVQRIPQASGTGIPKTLGVPDDQFTLVATQRFKRFWVNFDFLATSVYLAPIFDTNSFTFQTYIYRFEGNRKGDLTAGYTFGFKKEKMTLRLFGTIENIFDQEYYENGFRTAGATGRVGLSFGF
- the gatB gene encoding Asp-tRNA(Asn)/Glu-tRNA(Gln) amidotransferase subunit GatB, whose protein sequence is MKAGWEAVIGMEIHAQLATATKIFCSCAVETGGEPNSNTCPTCLGLPGALPVLNKRVVDLGARAALALGLEIQETSIFARKNYFYPDLPKGYQISQYDKPFSANGQLTILTAERDDHGHAMEWKPMTIHIQRMHLEEDAGKNVHEGLPEVDKYSYVDLNRAGTPLGEIVTSPDFRTSWQAYDYVNHVRRVLQWVGASDADMEKGNLRCEANVSVRKVGETTFNNKVELKNLNSVRFMQKAIEFEIDRQITAHEAGEAVNQESRLWDEKNNRTRFMRSKEDAHDYRYFPEPDLQPLVVTADFIETVKSQMPELPDTMRDRFIETYGLGFADASQLVADIDLAEYFEKTARITVNPKLSANWILGELTRELNNSGKTAGESLLTAEDLAELIKAVESGSINNNQAKEVLVEMFVTGKTAPDVIKEKGFEQVSDTGAIEKMVDEVIAANQANVDAYRGGNDKLFGFFVGQVMKASHGKANPKIVNDILKEKL
- a CDS encoding SDR family oxidoreductase, with protein sequence MSSAGKTVLITGGTKGIGFAIAERLALEGAKVFICSRTRADLELAIEELSKLGEVAGKLCDVRAEEQVKAVLESCEKRFGGVDILVNNAGMGFFDKTVEELSADEFRQTLETNLFGVFYACHHAIPRIRKRGGGYIFNISSLAGQNPHPRMAAYNASKFGLNGFTEALMQEVRHDNIKVSYICPGSVNTYFGGDTPTDEKAWQLQPEDIAQVVLDLLAMNERALPSKIEIRPSRPPKK